A segment of the Pseudomonadota bacterium genome:
TGTTATATATGGTATAAGGCTACTTGAGGTATTAAAAGATTTAAAGGTAGAGGCCCATCTCATACTTTCTGATGCTGCAAAAAGGAATATTTCAATAGAGACAAGCTTTAAAATAGAACGTGTAAAAAGGTTGGCCTACAAGGTTTATGATATAAATGATCTGGCTGCCCCAATATCAAGCGGGTCTTTTAAAACTGATGGCATGGTAATAGTTCCATGCACTATAAAGACATTATCCGGTATAGCAAATTCATATAATGAGAACCTTATGATCAGGGCTGCTGATGTTGTGCTGAAGGAGAGACGCAGATTAATCCTCGTGGTCAGAGAG
Coding sequences within it:
- a CDS encoding UbiX family flavin prenyltransferase translates to MKRIVVGITGATGVIYGIRLLEVLKDLKVEAHLILSDAAKRNISIETSFKIERVKRLAYKVYDINDLAAPISSGSFKTDGMVIVPCTIKTLSGIANSYNENLMIRAADVVLKERRRLILVVRETPLHKGHLELMCKVADLGGIILPPIPAFYHAPRSIQDIIDHTVGKILDLMDVDHSLFKRWEG